The DNA window CAGATTTACGTAGACCGCCATTCTAGTAAACCGCTCTCGTGCTCTATTATCAGTATTGAAATATAATTTTGCAACCTTTCCCCCCATCTCACCAATTTCCCATAAAATTTTTTGCTTATACATATACCCCAAGAGTCTTGGAAAACAAATCTAGACCATTACCATGCTCGGGTAAGGTTGAGCAAAATTGAAATCTATTTATCATGGTTGCACTGTCAATTATTTCCTGTAAATGACCCAAGCTTCTTGAAAAAACACCTTCTCAAAATCTTCATTGTTCTAGAACTTAGCCAAGTAATATCCATCAGTTTGAATGGCATAGAGGGCTTTCAAAAATTGTACACCCTATTTTGGAGAGTAGCAAAGCCTATGTTTCGACCTAAGAGTTTAATCATACAGTAGTAGCCATATCTTTTACAAACAACTGATGAACCCTCTCCGAGAAAACCATCAAAGAAATACCATTAACAGTTGATCTCATGATATCCCCTTCCACGAAATCAAAATTATCATCCACTTCCAAATTTGCTGAAATGTTTTCCCTTCTCAATCAAATGGGTCCTTTTCCCACCAATCTTTCTTTCCAAAATAACTAAGGTTCAAGTGTGAAATCTACAACCATAACTATGTCAGAAGCAATGTACTGATCCTTGAGACGCATTTTCTTGGTTGAGTGATCTtctacatattatttttaattatcaatatatgttagtatgaatagtaattaaaatatttttttgataaaaagaaaattttaatgtaattctaaaaaaaaatgtgTCTATCTATTGACACGCTTTGGTCTGTCTCTCTGGCATTTACTTttcgttttattttttattttcaaaatttttcatattcACTTTTTTATCTTGTTCTGGTTTTGGAGTGTTACTGGTTTCACCGTGACTTTGTGTGAGTAACTAGTTTCTATGGAAAAGGGGTATGGAGAATTTGCGGATCAAAGATGACGAAGAAGTGAAATGGGATAATAATGGGGAACAGAATACACATGGATCTATCTATGAGTTCTGCCTAGTAGGATGTTGCTTAACTGCTAGTGTAGTTTAATTCCCAGCACTGAGGATGACAATGATGAATCTATGGCATCCTTTTGGGGGGACCAAATCTCAGACTTAGGGTATAAACgctatttgtttaaatttttcaacaaaatggATATTGAATGGGTAGAAAACGGGTCACCGTGGACTTTCAATAACCATTTATTAATTTTACACCGATTACGAGATGATGAAGATCCATTGTTAACCCCATtaattttctctaatttttggGTTCAAGTGCATGATTTACACCTAGGATTTTTCTCTAAAAGAATGGCAAGGTAGTTCAGGGattttattagtttatttgtTGAATAGATACAAAGTAAGGTTCTGGTGTGGAGAGAAAATTATGCGAATTAGAGTCCAAATTGATATTCGTAAGTCgctaaaaagaaagaagaagctaATAATCTCTCCCAATCGCTCTACTTATGCCATCTTTAAGTATGAAAAACTAtccttattttgttttgtttgtggCATTTTAGGGCATGGAAACAACTTTTGCCTAGTTCGACTTAGTAATGGGGGAGAAGAGATCCCGTTAGGATGAGATTTGTCTCTTTAGGCGCTACCAAGGAGAGCTTCAGTGGATAATAGCGTTTGGTTACGGAAAGATAGGGATGACAGATTATTTGACACAAATAAGAAAATGAGAGTTTGTGAGTGATTCTAGGAGAGAAGGGTGGAAAGACAACTATCAGTAAATTAATCATATCTTGGGATTTAATTTAGAAGGACTTTCCTTAAAGAATGAGTTGCCGGAAAAAAGATTTGAATATTAGGTTAGGTTTACAAACAGTGAGTCATGACTTAGAGAATGACCCTATTCAAGTAGGGGTAACTTTTCCCAGATTTTTGCTTGAGGTATCTTCCTCACTCATTTTCTGACCATTGCCTATTGCTAATTAGAACTTATCAAGAAGAGTCGGCGCATCGCCGAAGGTCTTGTAAGTTTGAATCTTGGTGGTGTATGGAGGAATCGTGTGAGGTCGAAATTTAAAGATTGTGGACGTTACATGTTGTGcctttatcaaaaaaaattaagatcTGCTATGATGTGCCTTTAAAAGTGGGCAAATACAATTTGGTATAAATAGAGTGCCTTAACAAAGAGGTTGAGTCAACGTCTTGAGGAATTAAATCAAAAGGATCAAACTGATGAGGTGTTGGCTGAGATTATCAATGCCAAAATAGATTTTAACTTTGAAGTGAAAAAAGAAGAATGCTTTTGGGAGTAGAGAGCTAAGGCCAATTGGTTAAAATCAGGtgacaaaaacacattttttatCCCATAAATTTACTTCTAATAGGCATCATTTCAATAAAATTAGAGGCTTACAAGATGTTGATCGGCGCATTGTTTCTCATTCTGTTGATATAGAGAGAGTGGCCAGgaattattttaatgatttattctcCTCTAAGGGTACCGGTGACACAACCCATTTACTATTTGGTGTTAATAGGCGTGTTACCGTTGAAATGAATAACGGGTTGACAGTAGAGTTCAAAATGGAGGAGGTTCAAAAGGCTCTTAAGTTTATAGGCCCAACAAAGTCTTCGGGGGAGAATGGCTTCCTTGCGCTCTTTTATCAGAATCATTGGCACATTATTAGGGGATAGGTCAACAATTTTTGCTTAGATATTGATCGGTTGTTTAACGttacagcaataatgtgcaagtgtaAACTGTCGATGCAATTATAatagacagatgtgagtctgtTGGATATCGATCTCACAGGGATGagtgtcttttgtctattaatatcGGTGCAATAACTTGATAATAATGAGATAAATTGTTAGGATAGTTGCCGATGCAATAACTTGAgaacaatgaaataaaatatgataatgataaactgagATCCCTAACATGAATCTTCagtagaatactaagtgctcacaaggtataaaagtataggtgattgtcgatgtaataaaattcaatgtatatcttactcaGTGTTACTCTTCTATTTAATCTCAGACTTAACCATGCATATTAACCTCACCTTTCGATGATGGCAGTATGgcactattaagaataagtggactaaattcctctaatccttacTCAACATCCATTGTAATGCTTGTTAGCTTaaactgtcactgcactttccagtgttagtgactacaataacacttccgtgttaaaaaacattcaagccccaagattaaataataaaagcaagattaaataagaaaaaaattcacCAAGAATTCATCAGTAGTTCCATACAATCAGAAATTAGAGAGCAATCActagcatttagaaagaaataagaaagaatcgaatGGAGAATACTATCCCTAGACAACTCGAATGAATCTCTTTATTCCATCTTGTCGCGCACTTAGGTCTCCTCGTCAGGAGTTAGTCTGCATCTGGTTTTTACGTTGGCTCACCCGTGAGAGGTTTAAGTTTCCATGGCCGTAAGCTCCAAGGTCAGAtgatagagagaaaaaaaattcaaaaatgccatttttcttctcatgtccaccttttatgtcctcccCCACAGTACATGTGTCATTTCCTTAAAATTATTCTGTCCTTGTTCGTACAAGTTGGTTGTACCAGACTGGACAGCTCACACAATTTTGGTTCTTATCTAGACAGCTGTCAGGTGCGGCGACAATTTTGAACGCAATCTGGAATTAACCCATGTAGCGACATTGCAAACATTTGTCAGGTGCGGAAATAATTCTGGACGTAATCTGGAATTAACCCATGCAGTGACAttaatgcaatttactaaactaaaaatactaaaatgtatgctaaggataactaaatgggaacaatttaaccaataagtagggggaaaacctatgttctttctagtgctatcagaTATTCTTAATAAAGGATCATTGATGGAAGTCATTAATAAGATGAATATTGTTTTGATACCGAAGATTGGCAGCCCCACCAACTTGAAAAATTTTAGGCCAATTAGCCTTTGTACGATGCTTTACAAGATTATTGCAAAAACAACAGCAAATCATTTGCAAAAGATGTTGCAATCGTGTATAGATGAGGTGCAAAGTGCCTTTGTACTTGGGCATCTCATTACAGATAATGTTCTTCTAACCTATGAGGTACTTCATATGCTTAAAAACAAGAGAATTGGAAGGAAATGGCAGATGACTTTGAAGCTTGATATGAGCAAAGCCTACGATCTAGTAGAATGGCCTTTCATTGAGCTAATGGTGAGAGTAGTGGGTTTTGCCGATTCTTACGTGAATTTCATAATGAGATGTATTAACTCGATATCCTATTCTGTTATTCTTAATGGGCAGGCTGGTGGAATTTTTAAACCGAAAAAGGGATTGAAACAAGGTGACCTTTTGAGTCCTTATTTATTCTTGTTTTACAGAAAAAAGGCTTTTTATGCTAATGAAACTTGCAAATCAGGAAGGATTGATAGGGTTGTGAAGGTTTGTAGAAGGGGGCCACAGATTACTAACTTAATGTTTGCAGACGATTGCTTACTATTTGGGGAAGTGACACGTGCGGGTGATAATGTTCTAAAATGAATCTTAAGGGAGTATGAAGACATTTCTGGGCAGTGCATCAATTTTGAGAAATTCATAGCTTTTTTTAGCTCAAACACTACAAACGCGAGTAAGAAAGTGGCTTCCTAAATGATAAACATACGGATTTCTACTGTACTAGAGAAGTATTTAGGCCTACCAAACAATGTCAAAGGTGGTAAAAGAAAAGCTTTTCATAGTCTCAAGGACAGGGTGCGAGCAAAAATTTCTGAATGGAGTATTCGACATCTCTCAGAGGAAGGCAAAGAGGTATTTATAAAAATCAGTCCTCCAAGCTCTCCCTACCTATTCTatgttatgtttttttattaccaaaaacGTTTTGTTATAAATTAGAAAGCAATATTAGTTAATTTTGGTTGCGTCGAATTAGTAATAAACGTGGTATTCATTGTTGTACATGGAACTGATTATGTGAATTGAAAAGTTACAGTGTCCTAGGTTTTTTCTCTTTATCTCAATTTAATTTAGCCCTACTTGCCAAACAAGGATGGAGGTTGCTTAGTTATCCAGATTCATTATTAGCACGTATTCTAAAAGCAAAATATTTTCCAAATACTAATTTTATGGAGTCTAGTTTAGGACAACTACCTTCCTATACTTGGAGAAGCATATGGGCCACCAAGGGCATTTTGGAGGCTGAAATGTGCTGAAGAATTGGTTTGGGTACTGAAGTCTCGGTGAGGGCAGATGCATGGATACTTGGAAATCAAAATCAATGAATTCAAAATCCTATACAAGATGATTCTATTTAAAAAGTGGAAGTGTAGCACCCCTACCCCGTATCCGTCACTGAATTtggggttaagaggcattactaatcAAACATAACTCAAAACAGATATCCGGTATAGTTTAATaatatttagaaaattattattaaatataataagcaaagtctaatattaaaataagtataatatataaattCTACTTTGCTCATTTTAAACATAACATAAGATTTGAATCCAGTTAAACTATAAGAAAATAAGCCATATTCGTATGGCTATTAACTACATATATTGTACATCAAGTACGACTTTCAAAATATTAtccagtctatacatgccataagttaaaaatttaaacatttaataccGAGACtgtagatagagtgatgatcttgctgacgatccccgagcctgaaACTTGCTCtttaaatctataaaacagagagacgtaaacaaacaaagtaagcttttatagcttagtaaaaTTGTTAAGATCACAAATATCCAATATAATTACTGTTCAAACACTAATATCTTAAGTCATTTTGTTGATAtctaaaagaatttatatttaactaatacataTAAACGAACATATGTATATACGTTATATGCATATAACCATGTTATTAACATTctcattaatttcatattttattactaGTGTACTTATCACTTGCACTTCTttgaatgcatatatatattattcaaatacATATGCCAAAAgcaaataattatacttatcaACCACATGTGCtgaatgcacatatatatatacttataattcacatatgccgaatgcatacatatatatatccaacaatttcatgataaccaatatatatatatactcaccaAACACAAAGATTCGAGCTTTTATATGCTcatcaaaaacatagaaacagatgttcatatatttattcaatacaaataaccaaatcatatacatatatacccaatgtatataatcacttaattaaaacagattcaccggcacttagcctgctaggttttaaacctgaATTGATTCACTGGCAATATACCTGCTGGGCGCTGAGCCTGAATATGCAATTCACATCAGATATAATTCATTTTCGAACTATATTTGTATACAAAGTCCATGCATAAAGATTTAGCTTAAAATTCATAACTTATATCATTGATACACATGGTTATATAAAGTTCAATCACCAATTCCAAACTTGATAATTCAATGATTTAAccgaatacatttatatataaatatatctttCTACTATAGATTCAACTACTACTATCATAATATTTAACTtctattatacttaaataatatacatttcacatttgaacatattaaaataatctaagcTAACAATTTCATACTTTTGATTCAATGCAAAtcctaaacatatatatacatatacattcgaccatatatatcaatatataattccatacctaatttcaatacaagaaattatacctgtacttatatatatatacatattcgaatttATCATGTACTTATGTAAATTCATACTTAATTTCATaacaagaatttatacatgtataatgCATAATCAAACCTCAcacatttaaataataacatatctAAATTCAATACAAAAAAAACATACGGATGTATATTTACATGCTTAAtcgaatttattatatatatttaaaacatacatATTATAAATCAAATCCAAAAGTTTGCCATGTATATACTTATAATTCATTCGACCctttcatatatatttattttattcaaacttttgattaaatcaataatttatacatgaatatacatacatGAACTTGAATCTTGTATATACATACAAAACTCTCATACTTCAATCATGATCAAgaacatttataaatatatatgcttatatatttttcatacttTAACTGTTTGCAAAAATTTATATAAGTATAAACTTATATGTTCAAACATTAGaaatacacacacacacatatataaatcattcattctttaaatatattaaatagatatactttaaattatagttctgcaaaaatacaatacatatacatgtatatatattaatttaataacatttaatagctaatagacttaccttgGACGGTGAAAAGTCAAAATCGGACTATTAATTGAcaactttagcttttccccgatccaactcTGATTTCttcggttcttgatctaaatatattcaaaatgagctagtttaaatataattacattcaatttagtccaaaagcacataaatgggaaaattactattttgcccctgacatttacactttttgcaatttaatccctattgcataaaacacaaaatacacaaaatttgcccacatTATATAAGGGCCGAATATCCCtaatgctcatacaagtccacacatttaatttatttcacattttagtccctcaaaaatttaatttcacaatttagccctaattactcaatttcaccaaaaactcaaagacaaaacatgttaatcttccACAtatcttccatatttcatcatcaaatattacaaatctcaagcattcatcaatggcatatcacAGAAtcaacatcaaattcaaaaattaaagcatgggtcttgtagtacacagagcaacgatctcaaaaaagtaaaaattatcaaaaaccgaaacaaaatcataccttaatcaagtttGTTTTGTGCTGAAACCTAGcttggtttttctttcttttcttttgttaatattcgaccatggaagaagatgatagctagtttaaatttcatgtatttttaatTACATATAATGTAATAATAAGCTATTTACCTTACTAACCTTATttactaaataatatatatttaaacattAAGGTTAGTCTTGTCCATAACCATCCACTATCTATATAGTAGGTTTATTTCACTTTTAAGCCTCCTAATTAATAAGACATCAACAAATAGATGCTTTTAAATTAGATCCCtaagttttcattttacacgattaagccctttttatcaaattgagcactcaaacaatcaaatttttatatgaaattttcacacactaaaattcacatactataaacactaaaaatatttttaaaatatttttctgactcagatttgtggtcccaaaaccactttttctGAATAGggtcaaaatcgagctgttacaggcAGATTTAATAGATCAGCAAACAAATAATTAGAAGGAGGATTTAATCAATTCTACCTCTGCTGTTGATAATGCTCGATAGATTCTAGCCATTCCTTTACCCCTTGTTCTACAGAAGGATGTTCACGGTTAGAGTGGTGAAGCTATGGGGGAATATACGGTCTGAAGTGCTTATAAATGGTTAATACATAACCATTATGGAATTTCTACTGATGGAAATTTCTACCCCTACTCCAACTTATACAAAAGGCTTTGGAATATTGATCTACCctccaaaataaaaattacaacatggAGGATTATGAACAACTTTGTGCCTACTTATGCAAACTTATACTATAGGGGGTTGATGAACTCTGCGAACTGTCCTCGCTGCCACAATGGTGTGGAAATAGTTGAACATGTTTTTCAAGAATGTCTGCACACAAAGGAGATTTGGCAACAGTTAGGGTTCACACAATGTACGCAGATGCATATGACTCAAATGGCAGAATGGGtaaacattttttttgaaaatagttcCATGTACCTTTGTCGATTGTTTTGCTGTGGGTTGTGGGCAATCTAGATTGCACGTAACAAATTGGTACATGAAGGGCAAAGTGCGACTGCAAGGGAGACAATATATTTCATCAAGAAGTATTTGGGTGAAATTATGGAGGATAAGAGCAAAACTGCAGAGCTAATCGTACCTGTTGGTGTGTTGAAGGTGTCTCAGAACCCTTTtgtcaaaataaattttgatacaaGATTTTGCAAGGAAGATAATAGATCTTGTTTTGGGATTATTATTAGAAATGACATAGGTAGTATTCTCTGTTCAAAAACTGTTTTGCATGCCAACATACCTTCACCATTTTGCAGCAGAGGTGATAGCTTGCTTCTAGAAGGTTTTGACAAGAGCTCAAATGGGTTTTCTAAATGTAGAAGTCGAAGGAGATTGCTTGTACGTGATTCGTAAtctgaaagaaaataaaagggaacAATCAGTAATTGGAGCATATATTCATAATATCCGCAAGTCATGTGTGTTTTTCCAAAAATGTGTTTTCCATCATGTACAAAAGCATATAAACGGTGCTACTCATGCTTTGGCTACAAGGGATCTTAAAAGAAATGAAGTAACTTATCTTGTGGGCGATGTTCCTACCTATGCACTTGATGCTGTTGAAGTAGATCGGCGATAACCACATCGTACAAGCCACATTTGATATTGGTTCCCCGTTTTGGAACAGAGGAAGGAAATAATTAGAAAAGGAATTTTTGGGGCTTTTTAGATGAAAGAGTGCCAAGATTTTAAAAAGGCGCAATGGTTTTTGAAAGAACAccttccagtatattattgaagcAGATTGATAGGATTGATGGGATAATACTCTGATAGGTTGCTGAAAGGTTTTGCTTTTCAGATGCTTTGGAATTGAACAATCTGTTTGGGTGGTTGGGatcatttatgttaattttaatgCCTTGtcgattttcttttcttctatcagAACTAATTTCCTTTATGTTTAGTCTATTCATTGGGTTAGTCTT is part of the Gossypium hirsutum isolate 1008001.06 chromosome D11, Gossypium_hirsutum_v2.1, whole genome shotgun sequence genome and encodes:
- the LOC107913343 gene encoding uncharacterized protein; the protein is MVKSHFALHVPICYVQSRLPTTHSKTIDKDILEKHVQLFPHHCGSEDSSQSSSTPYSISLHKTRGKGMARIYRALSTAEIKNRRNQSWIGEKLKLSINSPILTFHRPRFKEQVSGSGIVSKIITLSTVSVLNV